A window from bacterium encodes these proteins:
- a CDS encoding methyltransferase domain-containing protein, whose protein sequence is MAGLSNAMCNEKIVNTATDHYQQAIKLIREPIPFEQDIDGYIPEKLAQFDYRDGFAWTFYRGNIPAAISELDHAIAVNPNLVEARILLANLLVTQKKFEPAIEHYQQAMRVAPDNLVLHLNYAVTLSQIGKESEAALIYQSLRTNPKCQFAWLVDMLQLDVKNHRELERLVLKILETKVKLDMPLLRQTFWQKLRAKLYAKVECPLCGASEIVQYYINPKTNRQVFYCVECGLYFVFPQPTETELTKKYTEGYFAPFLANAEKILTVWQEWSATGKVFSPTGKQFSLVFQWLESLGLQEYESQIGCNRKMLDIGCATCGLLAEFINRGWVAEGVEVSPEIIAFNRRMGFKVVQGPLEQLSYSEQSFDFATMTHVIEHLPNPKQTVQEVWRILKPKGKLFIRTPNCDSIPRLIAGKDWFSDQDHLFFFGTRTLTKLLEENGFRILGLKNYVGIDMETYSEVWNELGLNDIIRARINQVNLGDVALVYAEKM, encoded by the coding sequence ATGGCAGGATTATCGAATGCGATGTGCAATGAAAAAATTGTGAATACTGCTACTGACCATTACCAACAAGCAATAAAGCTTATTCGAGAGCCGATTCCATTCGAACAAGATATCGATGGCTATATTCCGGAAAAATTAGCCCAATTCGACTATCGTGATGGATTCGCTTGGACTTTTTATCGCGGAAATATCCCTGCGGCAATATCAGAACTAGACCACGCGATTGCTGTAAACCCCAATTTGGTAGAAGCACGAATATTACTCGCGAATCTATTGGTGACGCAAAAGAAATTTGAACCAGCCATTGAACACTATCAGCAAGCAATGCGAGTTGCACCTGATAATTTAGTACTACACTTGAATTATGCGGTGACGTTATCCCAAATTGGAAAGGAATCTGAAGCAGCGCTGATATATCAATCGTTGAGAACCAATCCGAAATGTCAATTTGCTTGGCTGGTAGATATGTTGCAGTTAGATGTAAAAAACCACCGTGAACTTGAGCGGCTAGTATTAAAGATTCTTGAAACCAAGGTTAAATTAGATATGCCGTTATTGCGCCAGACATTTTGGCAGAAATTACGTGCGAAGCTCTACGCAAAAGTAGAATGTCCGCTCTGTGGCGCATCCGAAATCGTCCAGTATTATATCAATCCAAAGACAAACCGCCAAGTATTCTATTGCGTGGAATGCGGATTATATTTTGTATTTCCACAACCGACGGAAACAGAACTAACCAAGAAATATACAGAAGGATATTTTGCTCCTTTTCTTGCCAACGCAGAAAAAATACTTACCGTCTGGCAAGAGTGGTCAGCGACTGGGAAGGTTTTTAGCCCTACTGGCAAACAGTTTTCGTTGGTGTTCCAGTGGTTAGAATCGCTTGGTCTGCAAGAATATGAATCTCAAATCGGTTGCAACCGGAAAATGCTCGATATCGGTTGTGCGACCTGTGGTTTACTAGCAGAATTTATAAATCGCGGTTGGGTCGCTGAAGGAGTTGAAGTATCTCCAGAAATTATTGCGTTTAATAGGAGAATGGGGTTTAAGGTAGTGCAAGGTCCGTTAGAGCAGTTAAGTTATTCGGAGCAATCGTTTGATTTTGCTACCATGACGCATGTTATTGAACATCTTCCGAATCCGAAACAGACCGTGCAAGAAGTATGGCGAATTCTTAAACCGAAAGGTAAACTGTTTATTCGAACCCCAAACTGTGATAGTATCCCTCGGCTTATCGCAGGAAAAGACTGGTTCTCAGACCAAGACCATTTATTCTTTTTTGGAACGAGGACATTAACGAAACTCTTAGAAGAAAATGGATTTC
- a CDS encoding radical SAM protein, which produces MIGITRLFCGTTTPGDALRYGYDSGSIPTHPQRFSKDKKPIVVWNCTRRCNLHCIHCYSNSEDKEYAGELTSQEAKKLIDDLAEFKIPVILFSGGEPLLREDIFELAKYARTRNIRPVLSTNGTLITRDIAKKLQQSEFAYVGISLDGIGLNNDKFRGKAGAFNDAVRGFENCIQVGLRVGLRLTLTKRNYQDLSDIFTFIEEEKINRACFYHLVYCGRGSDMVRDDLTHEETRTAIDFIINRTIDFHNRGLDKDILTVDNHTDGVYLYLRLTKEKPERANEVMRLLKLNGGNNSGVGIADIDNLGYVHPDQFWIQHTFGNVRERKFGDIWMDTMHPILAGLKNRKPLLKGRCAQMNCKWIDICNGNLRARAEAVFNDPWMEDPACYLTDEEIRT; this is translated from the coding sequence ATGATTGGAATAACGCGACTATTTTGCGGAACCACTACTCCCGGAGATGCTCTTCGTTATGGTTATGATAGCGGAAGCATCCCAACGCATCCTCAACGTTTTTCTAAAGATAAAAAACCGATAGTTGTCTGGAATTGTACCCGCCGCTGTAATCTGCATTGTATCCATTGTTATTCTAACTCCGAAGATAAAGAATATGCGGGTGAATTAACTTCGCAAGAAGCGAAAAAATTGATTGATGATTTAGCAGAGTTTAAAATTCCAGTTATTTTATTTTCTGGCGGTGAACCGTTACTCCGCGAAGATATATTTGAATTGGCTAAATATGCGAGAACTCGAAACATTCGGCCGGTCTTATCTACCAACGGTACGTTGATAACTCGTGATATTGCAAAAAAGCTCCAACAATCGGAATTTGCTTATGTCGGCATCAGCCTTGATGGAATCGGATTGAACAACGATAAGTTTCGGGGAAAAGCCGGTGCGTTTAATGATGCAGTGCGTGGGTTTGAAAATTGTATTCAAGTTGGTCTGCGAGTCGGATTGCGATTAACGTTAACCAAACGGAATTATCAAGATTTATCCGATATCTTTACGTTTATTGAAGAAGAGAAAATTAATCGCGCCTGTTTTTATCATCTAGTCTACTGCGGTCGGGGAAGTGATATGGTTAGAGATGATTTAACCCATGAAGAAACTCGGACTGCAATTGATTTCATTATTAACCGAACTATAGATTTCCATAATCGAGGACTCGATAAGGATATTTTAACTGTTGATAATCATACTGATGGAGTATATTTATATTTGCGATTGACGAAAGAAAAACCAGAAAGAGCAAATGAGGTTATGAGACTTCTCAAGTTGAACGGGGGAAATAATTCCGGTGTTGGAATTGCGGATATTGATAATCTCGGTTATGTCCATCCTGACCAATTCTGGATACAACATACATTCGGTAATGTTCGAGAACGGAAATTTGGCGATATCTGGATGGATACGATGCATCCAATTCTAGCCGGTTTAAAGAATCGGAAACCATTACTAAAAGGCAGATGCGCCCAAATGAATTGTAAATGGATTGATATCTGTAACGGAAACCTTCGTGCTCGTGCAGAAGCGGTGTTTAACGACCCTTGGATGGAAGACCCCGCATGCTATTTAACCGATGAAGAAATCAGAACATAA
- a CDS encoding radical SAM protein yields MKKSEHNPMKRKYPLRLVFWETTVGCNLRCVHCRAEATPASPPEDLTTKQALKFIDDLVSFASPILILSGGEPLFRRDIFELANYATEKGLRVALATNGTLVTKEVAHRILQSGIKRVSISLDGATDKTHDTFRGSPGSFELAITGLKNLKELQMSLQLNVTVTKHNVTELSKLMELAQKFEIDAVHLFMLVPTGCGLIITAEQQLLPEEYEQILNWLYDQSKVVPFELRATCAPHYYRILRQRAKKDRINVTRYDFGFSAMTRGCLAGTGVCFISYRGDVYPCGYLPVKAGNINEQTIQNIWEQSDVLQILRDPTKLRGKCSICEYQTICYGCRARAYGETGNYLNEEPYCIYEPKYGSPTLL; encoded by the coding sequence ATGAAGAAATCAGAACATAATCCAATGAAACGAAAATATCCGCTGCGTTTAGTATTCTGGGAAACGACGGTCGGGTGTAATCTTCGTTGTGTTCACTGCCGAGCGGAAGCGACTCCCGCTTCACCTCCAGAAGATTTGACTACGAAACAAGCATTAAAATTTATCGATGACCTTGTATCCTTCGCATCACCGATTCTAATTTTATCAGGCGGAGAACCTCTGTTTCGACGAGATATTTTTGAACTCGCAAACTATGCAACAGAAAAAGGGTTACGAGTTGCGCTGGCAACTAATGGAACTTTGGTAACCAAAGAAGTCGCTCATAGAATACTTCAATCCGGAATAAAAAGGGTCAGTATAAGTCTTGATGGTGCAACTGATAAAACGCATGATACATTTCGCGGGAGCCCAGGTTCTTTTGAATTAGCCATTACGGGATTAAAGAACTTAAAAGAACTTCAAATGAGTTTACAATTGAACGTTACAGTTACAAAACATAACGTTACTGAATTATCTAAATTAATGGAATTAGCACAAAAATTCGAAATTGACGCCGTGCATTTATTCATGCTAGTCCCTACCGGGTGTGGTTTGATAATAACTGCAGAACAGCAATTATTGCCAGAGGAATATGAGCAGATATTAAATTGGTTGTATGACCAATCAAAAGTTGTACCATTTGAATTAAGAGCAACTTGCGCACCGCATTATTATCGAATACTGCGACAACGGGCAAAAAAAGATAGAATTAATGTTACTAGGTATGATTTCGGATTCTCCGCGATGACTAGAGGTTGTCTTGCAGGAACTGGTGTCTGTTTTATATCGTATCGTGGTGATGTCTATCCATGTGGTTATCTGCCGGTTAAAGCTGGAAATATTAATGAACAAACAATACAAAATATCTGGGAACAATCAGATGTATTGCAAATATTACGCGATCCGACGAAATTACGTGGTAAATGTAGCATTTGTGAATATCAGACTATCTGTTATGGATGTCGCGCCCGAGCGTATGGTGAAACCGGAAATTATCTTAATGAAGAACCTTATTGCATTTACGAACCGAAATATGGCTCTCCGACCCTGCTTTAG
- the udk gene encoding uridine kinase, with amino-acid sequence MLIIGIAGGTGSGKTTVAKAIVRELKDERITIIHQDAYYRDQTHLPLEERMKINYDHPDAIDKPLLIHHLRTLLAGQPIEKPIYDFKTHTRSPKTERIIPGDVIIIEGIFALEDPELRELMKIKIYVETDADIRFIRRLRRDINERGRTVESVIEQYKNVVRPMHLQFVEPSKRYADIIIPEGGHNRVAIDLIATKIREYQQKRKKE; translated from the coding sequence ATGTTAATCATTGGAATCGCCGGAGGAACCGGCTCAGGAAAAACAACCGTCGCTAAAGCTATTGTTCGCGAATTGAAAGATGAACGAATTACTATTATTCATCAGGATGCATATTATCGCGACCAAACACATTTACCATTAGAAGAGCGGATGAAAATAAATTATGATCATCCGGATGCTATTGATAAACCGCTGTTAATCCACCATTTGCGTACATTACTTGCGGGACAACCGATTGAAAAACCTATCTATGATTTTAAGACGCATACCCGGTCGCCGAAAACGGAACGAATTATCCCTGGTGATGTGATTATTATTGAGGGAATATTTGCGCTTGAAGATCCAGAATTACGCGAATTAATGAAAATAAAAATTTATGTTGAAACTGATGCGGATATCCGGTTTATTCGCCGATTACGTCGCGATATTAATGAACGTGGACGAACGGTTGAATCAGTCATCGAACAATACAAAAATGTGGTTCGGCCGATGCATTTACAATTTGTTGAACCATCAAAACGATATGCTGATATTATAATTCCGGAAGGCGGACATAATCGGGTAGCAATAGATTTAATTGCAACCAAAATCAGAGAATATCAGCAAAAAAGGAAAAAAGAGTAA
- a CDS encoding glycosyltransferase family 2 protein, translating to MNSTSPFVSIIIASYKGESVIAQCLTSLLESDYKNYQIIFVNNGCIDRTREIVAEQFPQVVIIDSPVNLGFAGGYNLGMKYAIDKSEILILLNDDVTVTPLWLTEYVQCFQRDTLVGIVGCKMLYPDKKTVQHAGGIMYPNGRTWHRGNGELDNGQWDTTDEPDYVTGASFAIRRELIERLGYLDEDYKPGYFEETELCFRAKKLGYKVVYLPSAVAYHYESYSTGKASSDFFEKYHRNRIRFVLKNYSIYQLYWALQEETKFRTSVKGTPEYAAILKAYRYNMIRLPNTLFARWKTKWQDYRMRCAMKKL from the coding sequence ATGAATTCAACATCGCCATTTGTTTCGATTATCATTGCGTCGTATAAAGGCGAATCGGTTATCGCTCAATGTCTAACCTCGTTATTAGAAAGTGACTATAAAAATTATCAAATCATTTTTGTCAATAATGGGTGTATAGATAGAACCCGTGAAATTGTAGCCGAGCAATTTCCTCAGGTGGTAATCATAGATTCCCCGGTGAATCTCGGATTCGCTGGTGGTTATAATCTCGGAATGAAATATGCGATAGATAAATCGGAAATATTGATTTTGCTCAATGACGATGTTACCGTAACCCCATTGTGGTTAACCGAATATGTCCAATGTTTTCAGCGAGATACATTAGTTGGAATCGTCGGCTGTAAAATGCTTTATCCGGATAAAAAAACGGTACAGCATGCCGGCGGAATCATGTATCCGAATGGTCGAACTTGGCATCGCGGAAATGGGGAATTAGATAACGGGCAATGGGATACAACTGATGAACCGGATTATGTGACTGGTGCATCGTTTGCGATTCGGCGTGAATTGATTGAACGACTTGGATATCTCGATGAGGATTATAAACCTGGTTATTTTGAAGAAACCGAACTATGTTTTCGAGCGAAAAAACTTGGGTATAAAGTGGTTTATCTACCGTCAGCGGTGGCATATCATTATGAATCCTATTCAACGGGGAAAGCGTCCTCAGATTTTTTTGAAAAATATCATCGAAATCGAATACGATTTGTTTTGAAGAATTACTCGATATACCAGTTATACTGGGCATTACAAGAAGAGACGAAGTTCCGTACCTCAGTTAAAGGCACGCCTGAATATGCTGCTATATTAAAAGCATATCGTTATAACATGATTCGATTACCGAATACATTATTTGCCCGATGGAAAACTAAATGGCAGGATTATCGAATGCGATGTGCAATGAAAAAATTGTGA
- the dcd gene encoding dCTP deaminase, which translates to MGIKSDNWIKRMAIEHKMIVPFADNQVRDGVISYGVSSYGYDFRLADEFKIFTAVDTGLAFIDPKNFNSDYFTEFKGRICVIPPNSFVLGRSVEYFKIPRNILTICVGKSTYARAGIIVNVTPFEPEWEGFVTLSISNTSPLPAKIYAHEGIAQVIFFESNELCSISYADKKGKYQSQKKLTLPKI; encoded by the coding sequence ATGGGTATTAAGTCGGATAACTGGATTAAGCGGATGGCAATTGAACATAAAATGATTGTTCCTTTTGCTGACAACCAGGTACGGGATGGCGTAATTTCATACGGCGTTTCTTCCTATGGATATGATTTTCGGTTAGCGGATGAATTTAAAATATTTACTGCGGTTGATACTGGTTTAGCTTTCATAGACCCCAAAAATTTTAATTCTGATTATTTTACCGAGTTTAAAGGACGTATCTGTGTTATTCCCCCGAACTCGTTTGTCTTAGGTCGTTCAGTAGAATATTTTAAAATCCCGCGCAATATTCTAACTATTTGCGTGGGTAAATCAACCTACGCTCGAGCCGGAATCATCGTCAACGTAACTCCATTCGAACCGGAATGGGAAGGGTTCGTCACGTTATCCATATCCAATACCAGTCCATTACCTGCGAAAATTTATGCCCATGAAGGAATCGCGCAGGTTATCTTTTTTGAGAGTAATGAACTTTGTTCAATCTCATACGCGGATAAAAAAGGAAAATATCAATCGCAAAAAAAATTAACTCTTCCCAAAATCTAA
- a CDS encoding AI-2E family transporter, translating to MLETNKKQNFYLAIIASGIVIGFLYYAQSILIPLVIAIFVAYLLYPLAEFLDRLKIPTWLNIIIIVLLTVLIILTFGYILYKQSELFVRDWPMYRERLTELIETGWYRLQTVFQSSQTTGTEYKPMPQPKLPKFISEEELVKLLSKVVLPLSSLVSTLILILIIAYFIVYTRHSLHSKLEMLLGKEKSDRAIQMAKDVSIAVQNYILGRAIIMVILILLTTVGLWLIGVKYAFLWGIVVAVLNWIPLVGVIIATLMPTLVALVQFPTILPAIWVVILYTVIQLFENMILSPILLGEKVNLSPLVVLIAFMFWSWLWGVMGAILAIPITATMKVICDRIDSLKPLGIILGSGIPPKSNSKAIADDYSQKLEKSER from the coding sequence ATGCTCGAAACAAATAAAAAACAAAACTTCTATTTAGCGATTATTGCTTCCGGAATTGTTATTGGATTTCTCTATTATGCACAGTCGATTCTTATCCCATTAGTGATAGCAATTTTCGTAGCTTATCTTCTGTATCCATTAGCTGAATTCCTCGACCGGCTTAAAATTCCAACTTGGTTAAATATAATCATAATCGTGCTCCTAACGGTATTGATCATTTTAACGTTTGGCTATATTTTATATAAACAATCTGAACTTTTTGTTCGAGATTGGCCTATGTATCGTGAACGATTGACTGAACTAATAGAAACCGGTTGGTATCGACTTCAAACTGTATTTCAATCATCACAAACCACTGGAACTGAGTATAAACCGATGCCGCAACCGAAATTACCGAAATTCATCTCTGAAGAAGAATTGGTTAAACTTTTATCTAAAGTAGTTTTACCATTATCATCGCTGGTATCAACACTTATTCTGATTTTAATAATCGCTTATTTCATTGTCTATACTCGCCACTCGCTGCATAGTAAACTAGAAATGTTACTGGGAAAAGAGAAATCTGACCGGGCTATTCAAATGGCTAAAGACGTTAGTATTGCGGTGCAAAATTATATCCTCGGTCGGGCGATCATTATGGTGATTTTAATCTTACTTACCACCGTTGGGCTTTGGCTCATTGGGGTAAAATATGCGTTCTTATGGGGAATTGTTGTTGCCGTATTAAACTGGATTCCGCTGGTTGGCGTTATTATTGCAACACTGATGCCAACGCTGGTTGCATTAGTTCAATTTCCAACTATCTTACCTGCAATTTGGGTCGTTATTCTATATACAGTTATCCAGTTATTCGAAAATATGATATTAAGCCCGATCCTCCTCGGAGAAAAAGTTAACCTGAGTCCATTGGTTGTTCTCATCGCATTTATGTTTTGGAGTTGGTTATGGGGAGTTATGGGTGCGATTTTAGCTATTCCGATTACGGCAACTATGAAGGTTATTTGTGATCGAATAGATTCACTTAAACCGTTAGGAATCATCCTCGGTAGTGGAATACCACCCAAATCTAATTCTAAAGCAATCGCTGATGATTATAGCCAGAAATTAGAAAAATCTGAACGTTAA
- a CDS encoding glycosyltransferase family 2 protein, translating into MNNNIPQVAVIIASYNGESVIRLCLSSIQNSDYANINIVVVNNGSTDTTKQIIEQQFPDITLVNSPVNLGFAGGYNLGIQSVPEAQYYFLVNDDVELAKNCISQIVQAFQNDARVGIIGCKILYPDKKTIQHAGGIIYPNARTWHNGYEEEDKGQWDTMYEPDYVTGAAFAFRQELIQRLGYLDESYRPIYFEETDYCYRAKRIGYKVVYLPTALVYHYESRTTVKYSPSFFTIYHRNRIRFMLKNFPFSKLRLACKEEIKYLKTIKDDMIYRAVIRAYQYHVIRLPFTLWHRYRTFWNDRRNMLTL; encoded by the coding sequence ATGAACAACAATATTCCGCAGGTTGCGGTAATTATCGCTTCATATAACGGTGAATCCGTTATCCGGTTATGTTTAAGTTCAATTCAAAATTCAGATTATGCAAATATAAACATTGTTGTAGTTAATAACGGTAGCACAGATACAACAAAACAAATCATTGAACAACAGTTTCCAGATATTACGTTGGTTAATTCACCGGTTAATTTAGGGTTCGCTGGCGGTTATAATTTAGGAATACAATCAGTACCGGAAGCGCAGTATTATTTTCTGGTTAATGATGATGTTGAATTAGCAAAAAACTGTATTTCACAAATTGTGCAGGCATTTCAGAACGATGCCAGAGTAGGAATTATCGGCTGTAAAATTCTTTATCCAGATAAAAAAACCATTCAACATGCTGGCGGAATAATTTATCCGAACGCGCGTACCTGGCATAATGGATATGAAGAAGAAGATAAAGGGCAATGGGATACTATGTATGAACCCGATTATGTGACTGGAGCAGCGTTTGCGTTTCGTCAGGAGTTAATTCAGCGACTTGGATATCTTGATGAATCTTATCGTCCGATATATTTCGAAGAAACTGATTATTGCTATCGCGCGAAACGTATAGGATATAAAGTTGTCTATCTACCAACTGCGCTCGTCTATCATTATGAATCGCGCACAACCGTTAAGTATAGTCCAAGTTTCTTTACAATATATCATCGAAATCGGATTCGGTTTATGCTGAAGAATTTCCCTTTTTCGAAGCTCCGGTTAGCTTGTAAAGAAGAAATAAAATACCTTAAAACTATAAAGGATGATATGATATATCGTGCGGTGATACGAGCGTATCAATATCATGTGATTCGGTTACCGTTCACGTTATGGCATCGGTATCGAACCTTTTGGAATGATAGACGAAATATGCTAACATTATGA
- a CDS encoding NifU family protein: MKEKVQAVIEKIRPALQADGGDIELVDVVDGSVKVKLIGACGHCPMSQLTLRNYVEQIIKQEVPEIKEVVAA, translated from the coding sequence ATGAAAGAAAAAGTTCAAGCAGTTATCGAGAAAATCCGACCTGCACTGCAAGCAGACGGTGGCGATATCGAATTGGTCGATGTTGTTGATGGTTCTGTAAAAGTTAAATTAATCGGCGCATGCGGTCATTGCCCGATGTCGCAGTTGACTCTGCGAAACTATGTTGAACAGATTATTAAGCAGGAAGTACCGGAAATAAAAGAAGTTGTTGCCGCATAA